In one Amaranthus tricolor cultivar Red isolate AtriRed21 chromosome 8, ASM2621246v1, whole genome shotgun sequence genomic region, the following are encoded:
- the LOC130820896 gene encoding copper transporter 2-like, with protein MLHSSITICQHHNLTTLLPPSPSPSPSPSQSSASRAHAMPFHTAFYWGKAHQILFPGWPGSSTPMYVLAVLLVFFLAILTECLAHVKLVKSGSNRVAGCFFTAGMRAVRAGIAYMVILAVMSYNAGIFVAAIVGHAIGYTIFGSGLWFKFDGPSSIELIKI; from the coding sequence ATGCTACATTCTTCCATAACCATTTGTCAACACCATAATCTCACCACACTACTTCCGCCATCGCcttcaccatcaccatcaccatcacaaTCATCGGCTAGTAGGGCTCACGCGATGCCGTTCCACACAGCATTCTACTGGGGCAAAGCACACCAAATTTTGTTCCCAGGTTGGCCCGGTTCGAGCACCCCTATGTACGTGTTGGCTGTGTTGTTAGTTTTCTTCCTTGCCATTTTGACGGAGTGCCTGGCTCATGTCAAGCTCGTTAAATCAGGTTCAAATCGAGTAGCCGGTTGTTTTTTCACAGCCGGAATGCGAGCCGTCCGAGCTGGGATAGCTTATATGGTTATTCTGGCTGTGATGTCTTACAATGCTGGCATTTTCGTAGCAGCCATTGTTGGACATGCTATTGGGTACACGATTTTCGGTAGTGGGCTTTGGTTTAAATTTGATGGGCCTTCTTCAATTGAACTTATCAAAATATGA